A portion of the Sabethes cyaneus chromosome 3, idSabCyanKW18_F2, whole genome shotgun sequence genome contains these proteins:
- the LOC128740209 gene encoding beta-alanine-activating enzyme produces the protein MLDTKVFAQYSNHNVIYYHSKDNKTANFTYSQLWNAIESVRKALRNQKLPENCSCIAVSLTHAPALIAVVVGIHVTKFAFCCLNIGYNIKNISLILQRIGTCYTFCYKKDVKEFESNSFEVIFELNLLDEFVCLVKFSTNWSNVIINKRIAYCVLTSGSTGNPKLVKVSSSCILPNLERLEHIFNISLEDRIFIASPPSFDPFIVDVFLALRNGASLILVANEIRLDADRLLRVLYDQINVTFIQITPSLFRRWDERSIQEVIFRKDSSLRNLILGGEPFPTDLRIPNGSRTNIYNIYGITEISCWTTIEKVKAEHICNNQVSIGSPLDQTILLQLRKVDNNEILDLHQILTPVRGELYIGSRTRKCLVDNEETEEILDSDEVCYRRTGDLVELRSDRKFYYLGRCDQVVKRLGIRVSLTHLEDICDRCQSIAKSFAVFDEAHQKVILFYTICNKPKGEDIEQQLRASFKCEELPDEFVKVDNFLLSAHGKIDKKALLNRYLMQNSTEYLSGQRDISQYFAYKMDAIFGNCLENQGQHKRMRLDTDYSFLHVGGTSIQAVQLVTYLQENFNASIPDLIGLLLDETVSLRQIHSYLAKINSSASARHSSIEPKENSTVISVKACFNMDKCIDATPSVFNSKLHNRTIVSVGSHSHKIIIIGTNPDSSIISQLVLPNRVESSVAYLNDLELGLVGCYDGYFYCFDLWSSEVRWKFDSRGMIKCKALVIDGFIIFGNYSSRENLFALDVNGVLVWKLRLGTKGILSSPIAINERVAFVATLDGTCRCFKVIDGSEIWTKKLQSAVFANSMYIRDYQTILVPEVQGCLHCLCSQSGSELWKISTDGNIFSSPLLQRKLTSAYVLLGCHDKHLYCFQCNKNAIKLHWKLRLQSPIYSSPVALDDQLIIVCSTSGYVNLISTSGVSILSVLKLDGEIFSTPVVVHPKKLYIGCRDNYLYQLTVSL, from the exons ATGTTAGATACTAAAGTTTTTGCTCAATACTCGAATCATAACGTTATATATTACCATTCTAAAGATAACAAAACCGCAAATTTTACTTACTCGCAACTGTGGAATGCGATCGAAAGCGTTAGAAAGGCACTTCGCAATCAAAAGTTACCGGAAAACTGCAGCTGCATTGCCGTTAGTTTAACACATGCTCCAGCCTTAATCGCCGTCGTTGTTGG GATTCATGTTACGAAGTTTGCCTTTTGTTGTTTGAATATTGGTtataacataaaaaatatttcacttaTATTACAACGCATTGGCACGTGTTACACGTTCTGTTACAAAAAAGATGTGAAGGAATTCGAAAGTAACAGCTTTGAAGTTATATTTGAACTCAATTTATTAGACGAATTTGTTTGCCTAGTTAAGTTCAGCACAAACTGGAGCAATGTAATAATTAACAAAAGAATTGCCTATTGTGTGCTTACTTCGGGCAGTACAGGAAACCCCAAACTTGTTAAAGTGTCTTCAAGTTGCATTCTACCTAATTTGGAACGGCTAgaacatatttttaatatttctcTAGAGGATCGCATATTTATCGCTTCACCGCCATCCTTCGACCCTTTTATTGTAGACGTGTTTCTAGCTTTAAGGAACGGGGCCAGTCTAATATTGGTTGCCAATGAGATCCGCCTGGATGCTGACCGATTATTACGTGTGCTATATGATCAAATCAATGTTACTTTCATTCAAATTACGCCGTCCCTTTTCCGTCGTTGGGATGAACGATCAATACAGGAAGTTATATTTAGAAAAGATAGTTCGTTACG GAACTTGATCTTAGGCGGCGAACCTTTTCCAACAGACTTGCGAATTCCAAATGGGAGTCGAACAAATATTTACAACATTTACGGTATCACGGAGATTTCCTGCTGGACTACGATCGAAAAGGTGAAAGCAGAGCATATATGCAACAACCAGGTGTCGATAGGGTCTCCCTTGGACCAAACGATTTTGCTACAGTTGAGAAAAGTAGATAACAATGAGATTTTAGATCTACACCAAATATTAACTCCAGTACGAGGAGAACTTTATATAGGTAGCCGCACTCGAAAATGCTTAGTGGATAACGAGGAAACAGAAGAAATATTAGATTCTGATGAAGTTTGCTATCGAAGAACCGGTGATCTCGTAGAACTTAGATCAGATAGAAAATTTTACTACTTAGGTAGATGCGATCAAGTAGTAAAACGGTTAGGCATTAGAGTCAGCTTGACCCATTTAGAAGATATATGTGATCGGTGTCAATCGATTgccaaaagttttgctgtattcgATGAGGCGCATCAAAAAGTGATTTTGTTTTATACAATATGCAACAAGCCCAAAGGCGAAGACATAGAACAGCAATTAAGAGCCAGTTTTAAATGTGAAGAATTACCTGATGAGTTTGTTAAAGTGGATAATTTTCTTCTATCAGCTCATggcaaaattgataaaaaagcaTTGCTTAATCGTTACCTCATGCAAAACTCGACAGAATATTTATCAGGACAACGCGATATTAGTCAATATTTTGCGTATAAAATGGATGCAATTTTCGGAAATTGTTTAGAAAATCAAGGTCAACATAAACGGATGAGATTAGACACTGATTACTCGTTTCTACATGTTGGAGGTACATCGATACAGGCTGTTCAACTGGTTACATACTTGCAAGAAAACTTCAATGCATCCATTCCGGACTTAATTGGTCTTTTGTTAGATGAAACCGTGTCGCTCCGACAGATTCATTCTTATCTAGCGAAAATTAACTCATCGGCTAGTGCTAGACACAGTTCTATAGAACCCAAAGAAAATAGTACTGTGATAAGTGTAAAAGCTTGCTTCAATATGGATAAATGCATTGATGCGACTCCCAGCGTTTTTAATAGTAAACTTCATAATAGAACTATAGTGTCCGTTGGTAGCCACTCTCATAAAATTATCATCATTGGGACCAACCCTGACAGCAGCATCATTTCGCAGCTAGTTCTTCCGAATCGAGTTGAAAGCTCTGTTGCCTATCTGAATGACCTGGAACTAGGTTTGGTCGGTTGCTACGATGGATATTTCTACTGTTTTGATCTTTGGAGCAGTGAAGTTCGTTGGAAGTTTGACTCCAGAGGCATGATAAAATGTAAAGCATTGGTTATTGACGGCTTTatcattttcggaaattacagcAGCAGAGAAAATTTGTTCGCCCTAGACGTT AATGGTGTACTGGTTTGGAAATTGCGACTAGGAACCAAAGGAATTCTTTCATCGCCTATTGCTATAAATGAACGAGTAGCTTTTGTTGCTACTTTAGATGGCACCTGCAGATGTTTTAAAGTTATTGATGGATCAGAAATATGGACAAAGAAGCTCCAATCTGCCGTATTTGCCAACAGTATGTATATCAGAGATTACCAAACAATTCTTGTTCCTGAAGTACAGGGTTGCCTACATTGTTTGTGTAGTCAGTCCGGATCAGag CTTTGGAAGATTTCAACCGACGGAAATATTTTCTCCTCGCCATTGCTACAGCGAAAGTTAACCTCAGCATACGTCTTACTAGGATGCCACGATAAGCATCTGTACTGCTTCCAGTGTAACAAAAATGCCATTAAATTACATTGGAAATTACGATTGCAATCTCCAATTTATTCAAGTCCGGTGGCATTGGACGATCAGTTAATCATTGTTTGTAGTACATCCGGCTATGTTAACCTTATATCGACGAGCGGTGTCAGTATACTTTCAGTATTAAAATTGGATGGAGAGATTTTTTCTACTCCAGTAGTGGTACATCCAAAGAAGTTATATATTGGATGTCGAGATAATTACCTTTATCAGCTTACAGTTTCGTTATAG
- the LOC128744718 gene encoding rab GDP dissociation inhibitor alpha yields MDEEYDAIVLGTGLKECILSGMLSVSGKKVLHIDRNKYYGGESASITPLEDLFARFGVDLPEGKYGRGRDWNVDLIPKFLMANGLLVKLLIHTGVTRYLEFKSVEGSYVYKGGKISKVPVDQKEALASDLMGMFEKRRFRNFLIYVQDFVQDDPKSWKDFDPTTKPMQDLYDKFGLDKNTQDFTGHALALYRDDDYLAEPAVKTINRIKLYSDSLARYGKSPYLYPMYGLGELPQGFARLSAIYGGTYMLDKPIDEIVYDSNGKVVGVRSGEEVAKCKQVYCDPTYVPEKVRIKGKVIRCICLLDHPIANTKDALSTQIIIPQKQVGRRSDIYVSLISSTHQVSAKNWFIGMVSTTVETDNPEAEIRPGLELLSPIAQKFVSVSDYYEPTDNGLQSQIFISESYDATTHFETTCLDVLNIFKRGTGEDFDFSKIKQELGDEEQ; encoded by the exons ATGGATGAGGAGTATGACGCCATTGTCCTGGGCACTGGACTGAAAGAGTGCATCCTCAGCGGAATGTTGTCGGTTTCGGGCAAGAAAGTGCTGCATATCGACCGAAATAAGTATTACGGTGGCGAGTCGGCGTCGATTACTCCGCTCGAGGATCTTTTCGCCCGGTTTGGAGTAGATCTTCCCGAGGGAAAGTATGGCCGAGGACGTGATTGGAACGTCGATCTCATTCCTAAATTCCTGATGGCCAATGGATTGCTGGTAAAGTTGCTAATTCACACGGGCGTAACCCGTTATTTGGAATTCAAATCCGTCGAAGGCAGCTATGTATACAAGGGTGGAAAAATTTCCAAAGTTCCCGTTGATCAAAAGGAAGCTCTTGCTTCTGATTTAATGG GTATGTTCGAAAAGCGCCGCTTCCGCAACTTCCTCATATATGTGCAGGACTTCGTCCAGGACGATCCGAAATCTTGGAAAGATTTCGATCCGACTACGAAACCCATGCAGGACCTGTACGACAAGTTTGGGCTGGACAAAAATACTCAAGATTTCACGGGCCATGCATTGGCGTTGTATCGCGACGACGACTACCTCGCTGAGCCGGCGGTTAAAACAATCAACCGCATTAAGTTATACTCGGACTCGTTGGCCCGTTACGGTAAATCGCCGTATCTGTACCCAATGTATGGTTTGGGTGAACTGCCCCAAGGGTTTGCCCGCTTGTCCGCCATCTATGGGGGCACCTATATGCTGGATAAGCCGATCGATGAGATTGTCTACGACAGCAATGGTAAGGTGGTCGGTGTACGCTCTGGAGAGGAAGTTGCTAAGTGCAAACAGGTTTACTGCGATCCCACCTATGTGCCGGAAAAG GTACGCATCAAGGGTAAAGTAATTCGCTGCATTTGTCTGCTAGACCATCCTATTGCGAATACGAAGGATGCTCTTTCTACCCAGATCATCATTCCGCAGAAACAGGTCGGACGTCGGTCGGATATCTACGTCTCACTGATTAGTTCCACTCATCAGGTCTCGGCTAAGAACTGGTTTATTGGTATGGTTTCAACCACTGTTGAAACCGACAATCCAGAGGCGGAAATCCGACCGGGGCTTGAGTTGTTGTCTCCGATTgcacaaaagtttgtatcagtATCGGATTACTATGAGCCGACTGACAATGGGTTGCAGTCACAGATCTTTATCTCGGAGTCATATGATGCTACAACGCACTTTGAAACGACTTGCTTGGATGTATTGAACATCTTCAAACGTGGTACCGGCGAGGACTTCGATTTTTCAAAGATCAAGCAAGAACTGGGCGATGAAGAGCAGTAA